A region of Fimbriiglobus ruber DNA encodes the following proteins:
- a CDS encoding PSD1 and planctomycete cytochrome C domain-containing protein — protein sequence MPFAFKPSFVHVRVFVGTFAAACVFVANAVGADVPDFNRDVRPILSNSCFKCHGPASQKGGVRLDAKSFATKKNAIVPGKPDASSVIERITAEADDDRMPPPEAGDRLTPAQIATLKAWVAAGGDYAPHWAFTPPARPTVPGSAAGNPIDAFVNARLAKAGLAPSPEADRAVLIRRVTLDLTGLLPTPAEVDAFLADESPAAYEKVVDRLLASPHYGERQARHWLDLARYADSNGYTIDGARSVWPYRDWVIKAFNDDLPFDQFTVQQLAGDLLPNPAKDQLVATGFHRNTSFNEEGGTDPEQFRVERTVDRANTTGAVWLGLTVGCAQCHDHKYDPVSQKDYYRLYAYFNSCDEPTVTLGGNAEVEKKIAELTATLADLRRTGMDDAVKKVEAQLKKVSSQIPTTLVMRERANPRETFVQIRGDFLRKGDKVAAGPPAVLVRTPAPAANKATRQTRLDLAKWLVSPENPLTARVVVNRYWQQFFGKGLVETENDFGMQSSPPTHPELLDWLACEFMMSRRVAEVPAAEGKVFHLFGYAFRVGNVGPRSWSVKQIHRLIVTSATYRRASAARKDVDAKDPLNKLLARQNRLRLEAEIIRDAALSASGLLSPKVGGPGVYPPLPPELFTFTQSKKAWPESKGEDRFRRGLYTYIWRQSQHHLLTTFDGADAQTACTRRNRSDTPLQALHLANDPAFVEFAEGLAHRLSKEGSASDAGKIDYAFKLCFVRQPAPAERDRVLKYLEGCRTADPTTAWARTARVLLNLDEFITRE from the coding sequence ATGCCTTTTGCTTTTAAACCCTCGTTCGTGCATGTCCGGGTGTTCGTTGGCACTTTCGCGGCCGCCTGCGTGTTCGTCGCGAATGCCGTCGGGGCGGACGTACCCGACTTCAACCGGGACGTCCGGCCGATCCTTTCCAACTCGTGCTTCAAGTGCCACGGGCCGGCGTCGCAGAAGGGCGGAGTGCGGCTGGACGCGAAAAGTTTCGCCACAAAGAAGAATGCGATTGTCCCCGGGAAGCCCGACGCGAGCAGCGTCATCGAGCGGATCACCGCCGAAGCGGACGACGACCGCATGCCGCCGCCCGAAGCCGGCGACCGACTCACGCCGGCGCAGATTGCGACCCTCAAGGCGTGGGTCGCCGCGGGCGGTGACTACGCGCCGCACTGGGCATTCACCCCGCCGGCGCGGCCGACGGTGCCCGGCTCCGCCGCGGGAAACCCGATCGACGCATTCGTGAACGCCCGGTTGGCGAAGGCCGGGCTGGCGCCGTCGCCCGAAGCCGACCGCGCGGTACTCATTCGCCGCGTCACGCTCGACTTGACCGGACTGCTACCGACCCCGGCCGAGGTCGACGCCTTCCTGGCGGACGAGTCGCCCGCCGCTTACGAAAAGGTGGTCGACCGGCTGCTCGCCTCGCCACACTACGGAGAGCGGCAGGCCCGACACTGGCTCGATCTCGCCCGGTACGCCGACAGTAACGGGTACACGATCGACGGCGCGCGGTCGGTCTGGCCGTACCGCGACTGGGTCATCAAAGCGTTCAACGACGACCTGCCGTTCGACCAGTTCACGGTCCAACAGCTCGCGGGCGACCTGCTGCCGAACCCGGCCAAGGACCAACTCGTCGCCACCGGGTTTCACCGGAACACGTCGTTCAATGAAGAGGGTGGAACGGACCCGGAACAGTTCCGCGTCGAACGAACGGTCGACCGGGCCAACACCACCGGGGCCGTGTGGCTGGGCCTGACCGTCGGGTGCGCCCAGTGCCACGACCACAAGTACGACCCGGTCTCGCAGAAGGATTACTACCGGCTCTACGCATACTTCAACAGCTGCGACGAGCCCACCGTCACGCTCGGCGGCAACGCGGAGGTCGAGAAGAAGATCGCGGAACTGACGGCCACCCTCGCGGACCTCCGGCGGACGGGGATGGACGACGCCGTCAAGAAGGTCGAGGCGCAACTCAAGAAGGTGAGCAGCCAGATCCCGACGACGCTGGTCATGCGGGAGCGGGCGAACCCGCGCGAGACGTTCGTGCAGATCCGCGGCGACTTCCTGCGGAAAGGAGACAAGGTCGCCGCGGGGCCGCCCGCCGTGTTGGTTCGCACCCCTGCCCCGGCCGCCAACAAAGCCACCCGGCAAACCCGCCTCGATCTGGCAAAATGGCTCGTGTCACCCGAGAACCCGCTCACCGCCCGGGTGGTCGTGAACCGGTACTGGCAGCAGTTCTTCGGTAAAGGGCTGGTCGAAACCGAGAACGACTTCGGTATGCAAAGCAGCCCCCCGACGCACCCCGAACTGCTCGACTGGCTCGCTTGCGAATTCATGATGAGTCGTCGAGTCGCCGAGGTGCCGGCCGCGGAAGGCAAAGTTTTTCACTTGTTCGGTTATGCTTTCAGAGTCGGGAACGTCGGCCCGCGATCGTGGTCGGTGAAACAGATTCACCGCCTCATCGTGACCAGCGCGACCTACCGCCGGGCGTCGGCCGCGCGGAAAGACGTGGACGCGAAAGACCCGCTCAACAAGTTGCTCGCCCGCCAGAACCGGCTCCGCCTTGAGGCCGAGATCATCCGCGACGCCGCGCTCTCGGCCAGCGGATTACTTTCGCCGAAGGTCGGCGGGCCGGGCGTCTACCCGCCGCTGCCGCCCGAGCTGTTCACGTTCACGCAGAGCAAGAAGGCGTGGCCCGAGAGCAAGGGCGAGGACCGCTTCCGCCGCGGGCTGTACACGTACATCTGGCGGCAGAGCCAGCACCACCTGCTCACCACGTTCGACGGGGCCGACGCCCAGACCGCCTGCACCCGCCGTAACCGTAGCGACACGCCGCTCCAGGCCCTTCACCTGGCGAACGACCCGGCGTTCGTCGAATTCGCAGAAGGGCTGGCTCACAGGCTCAGTAAGGAAGGGTCCGCGAGCGACGCGGGGAAGATCGATTACGCTTTCAAGCTCTGCTTCGTTCGGCAGCCCGCCCCGGCCGAGCGCGACCGCGTCCTGAAATACCTGGAAGGTTGCCGGACGGCCGATCCAACGACCGCTTGGGCCAGAACCGCACGGGTGCTGCTCAACCTGGACGAGTTCATCACGCGGGAGTAA
- a CDS encoding protein kinase domain-containing protein, with protein MDATAHVLTGNNRTRYIEAFEGSGRGGPKALGAFLPPRADPDYLWVLTELVRSDLEHNRAAGNRRRLADYRADYPDLFADPDLIRGLASEEFAQLAARGENPDPDDYAWVYDRDTRPPLPDDLGRTPAPIRFLDINSPWPPSGSPESNSFGSMGEAPLPAAETNGDPATDEVFDLSLADALATARVQPAPAPAPVPSNPRGNAAFPVVGQTFLGFQLVSVLGTGAFARVFLAEQTALANRPVALKVTTRPTREPQQLAKLRHTNIVPIHSVHDRSPFQAVCMPFLGRQTLADLIQECRDTGVFSLARAPHASTTQAAKTTAIGQPAPAFSPAVPAPRARLGLPGTTHVDRVLWLMTRLADGLAHAHDIGILHLDLKPANILLADDGQPLLLDFNLAFDVRARDRQWAGGTLPYMAPEQLDEYYTRSLNRGPERVSVGTCVDSRTDLFSLGVIFAELLTGRNPFMVTDGERADLATLVRLRRIPVPGVRSLNRAAPPAVEAIVRKLLHTDPAHRYQSARHLLDDLERQRQNLPLAHAVNPSFRERLGKWRRRNPRVAAQVVLACTVFAAAGLGGLAYQQAQVQTRADATARALGVARELTTLRVDLGATDDPKIRATALDRGRELLAAYGLPGKTDGPNAPDLSSDARTALVTDLGELALLMAHAEWMSERHLAPGKRTRTDAARTWNQVAAACYAGRPIPRTIADQDQMLALTPAELVPVFKGREALIEDETNADRYVRAVALMAAGLHRLAAEPLAAIVDDDPTHFAAQFALGYCDMVRSKHDSALERFRAAKSLAPGDPRPGYFRGIILYNRREYVRAEAEFTDSIKRNPDHAESYRHRGMARIGKGAKQIRNGRGAIDDFTRALELGAPPVVTYLSRAKAEEAVGDKAAAGRDRAAAAAAAPATADEYVARGLLRVATNPTGALADYAAAAEVNPQYLPAWHNQAHVLAEVLGQPKKALEVERKAVACNPDFALARAGLGVLCARLGRHDEGRQEAQKALHLSDAPLIAYQAACVYALAPKDDQAARTRALDLFRQALRTGYRDFAAIDADKDMAGIRDLPEFRDALRAAREMAH; from the coding sequence ATGGACGCCACCGCACACGTTTTGACCGGGAACAACCGAACCCGGTACATCGAAGCCTTCGAGGGGAGCGGGCGCGGCGGCCCCAAGGCCTTGGGGGCTTTCCTCCCGCCCCGCGCCGACCCGGACTACCTCTGGGTGTTGACCGAACTCGTCCGGAGCGACCTCGAACACAACCGGGCGGCCGGGAATCGGCGGCGCCTGGCCGACTACCGGGCCGATTACCCCGACCTGTTTGCCGACCCCGACCTGATCCGCGGCCTGGCGTCCGAGGAATTCGCGCAACTGGCCGCCCGCGGCGAGAATCCGGACCCCGACGATTACGCTTGGGTGTACGACCGCGACACCCGCCCCCCGCTGCCGGACGACTTGGGCCGCACCCCGGCCCCGATCCGCTTCCTGGACATCAACTCGCCTTGGCCCCCGTCCGGCAGCCCGGAGTCCAACAGCTTCGGGTCGATGGGTGAGGCCCCGCTGCCGGCCGCGGAAACGAACGGCGACCCGGCGACGGACGAAGTGTTCGACCTCTCGCTGGCGGACGCGCTCGCCACCGCCCGCGTGCAACCAGCGCCGGCCCCGGCCCCCGTGCCGAGCAACCCGCGCGGGAACGCGGCGTTCCCGGTCGTCGGCCAGACGTTTCTCGGGTTCCAGCTCGTTTCCGTCCTCGGGACCGGGGCGTTCGCCCGGGTGTTCCTCGCCGAACAGACGGCCCTCGCGAACCGCCCGGTGGCCCTCAAAGTCACTACTAGGCCGACCCGGGAACCGCAGCAACTCGCCAAGTTGCGGCACACGAACATCGTTCCGATCCACTCCGTCCACGACCGGAGCCCGTTCCAGGCCGTGTGCATGCCGTTCCTGGGGCGGCAGACGCTCGCCGACCTGATCCAGGAGTGCCGCGACACCGGCGTCTTCTCGCTCGCCCGCGCCCCCCACGCGAGTACGACCCAGGCCGCGAAGACCACCGCCATCGGGCAACCGGCGCCGGCGTTCTCGCCCGCGGTGCCCGCCCCGCGGGCACGCTTGGGGTTGCCCGGGACCACGCACGTCGACCGGGTGCTGTGGCTCATGACCCGGCTCGCAGACGGACTCGCCCACGCGCACGACATCGGCATCCTCCACCTCGACCTGAAGCCGGCGAACATCCTACTGGCGGACGACGGGCAGCCGCTGTTGCTCGACTTCAACCTGGCGTTCGACGTCCGGGCCCGGGACCGCCAGTGGGCCGGCGGGACGCTCCCGTACATGGCGCCGGAGCAACTCGACGAGTATTACACCCGAAGTCTGAACCGCGGCCCCGAGCGGGTTTCCGTCGGAACCTGTGTCGATAGTCGGACCGACCTGTTCTCGCTCGGGGTGATCTTCGCCGAGTTACTAACCGGTCGGAACCCGTTTATGGTGACGGACGGGGAGCGGGCCGACCTGGCCACACTGGTCCGACTCCGCCGGATTCCCGTCCCCGGCGTGCGCTCCCTCAATCGCGCCGCCCCGCCCGCCGTCGAAGCGATCGTCCGCAAGCTCCTCCACACGGACCCGGCCCACCGGTACCAGTCGGCCCGGCACCTGCTCGACGACCTGGAACGCCAGCGGCAGAACTTGCCGCTGGCACACGCGGTCAACCCGTCGTTCCGGGAACGGCTCGGGAAATGGCGGCGGCGGAACCCGCGGGTCGCGGCCCAGGTGGTACTCGCGTGTACGGTTTTCGCCGCGGCCGGGTTAGGCGGGCTGGCCTACCAGCAGGCCCAAGTTCAAACCAGGGCGGACGCGACGGCCCGTGCCCTCGGCGTCGCCCGCGAGCTGACCACCCTGCGCGTCGACCTCGGTGCCACCGACGACCCCAAAATCCGGGCTACCGCCCTGGACCGCGGCCGCGAGCTGCTCGCGGCCTACGGGCTGCCCGGGAAGACGGACGGGCCGAACGCGCCCGACCTGTCGTCGGACGCGCGGACCGCCCTCGTGACCGACCTGGGCGAGCTGGCCCTTCTCATGGCCCACGCCGAATGGATGAGCGAACGACATCTGGCGCCGGGGAAGCGAACGCGGACGGACGCGGCCCGGACCTGGAACCAGGTCGCCGCCGCGTGCTACGCCGGTCGCCCGATCCCCCGCACGATCGCCGACCAGGATCAAATGCTGGCCCTGACACCGGCCGAACTCGTGCCGGTTTTCAAGGGCCGGGAGGCCCTCATTGAAGACGAGACGAACGCGGACCGGTACGTCCGGGCGGTCGCGCTCATGGCCGCCGGGTTGCACCGCCTGGCGGCCGAGCCACTGGCCGCGATCGTCGACGATGACCCGACCCACTTCGCGGCCCAGTTCGCGCTCGGGTACTGTGACATGGTCCGGTCCAAGCACGACTCCGCGCTCGAACGGTTCCGGGCCGCCAAATCCCTGGCGCCGGGCGACCCCCGCCCCGGGTACTTCCGCGGGATCATTCTTTACAACAGGCGAGAGTACGTCCGGGCCGAGGCCGAGTTCACCGACTCGATCAAGCGGAACCCCGATCACGCCGAATCGTACCGGCACCGCGGCATGGCCCGCATCGGGAAAGGCGCCAAGCAAATCCGCAACGGCCGCGGGGCCATCGACGATTTCACGCGGGCGCTCGAACTCGGGGCTCCGCCGGTCGTGACGTACCTGTCGCGCGCCAAGGCGGAAGAAGCTGTCGGCGATAAAGCGGCGGCCGGCCGCGACCGGGCGGCTGCAGCCGCTGCCGCGCCCGCGACGGCCGACGAGTACGTCGCCCGCGGGCTCCTTCGGGTCGCGACCAACCCGACCGGGGCTCTGGCCGATTACGCCGCCGCCGCCGAGGTCAACCCCCAGTACCTTCCGGCCTGGCACAATCAGGCCCACGTGCTGGCGGAAGTGTTGGGTCAACCGAAGAAGGCCCTGGAGGTCGAGCGGAAGGCGGTCGCCTGCAACCCGGACTTCGCGCTCGCCCGGGCCGGACTGGGTGTCCTCTGCGCCCGCCTCGGCCGCCACGACGAGGGCCGCCAGGAGGCTCAAAAAGCCCTCCACCTGTCCGACGCCCCACTCATCGCGTACCAGGCCGCGTGCGTGTACGCCCTGGCGCCCAAGGACGATCAGGCCGCCCGCACCCGGGCACTCGACCTCTTCCGGCAGGCGCTTCGCACCGGATACCGGGATTTCGCCGCGATCGACGCGGACAAGGACATGGCGGGCATCCGCGACCTGCCCGAGTTCCGCGACGCGCTCCGGGCCGCGCGGGAAATGGCCCATTGA